In Paenibacillus durus, the DNA window TCGGCGTCATCCCCGCCCGTATAGCCAAAACGCTGTCCTTCTACGGCGAAGGCGAAGCCGCAATCCTGGTTGTGGCCGCCGGCGATACTAAGGTCGACAACAAAAAATTCCGGAGCGAGTTCGGATTCAAGCCGAAAATGCTGTCTCCGGAGGAAGTACTGAAGCAGACCGGACATGCCGTCGGCGGCGTTTGCCCATTCGGACTGGCTAATGACCTCGAGGTCTATCTTGATATCTCCATGAAGCGCTTTGATACCCTCTTCCCCGCCTGCGGCAGCTCGAATTCCGCAATTGAACTTACCTGCGCCGAACTGGAGCAATACTCGGGCGGCAAGGCATGGGTCGATGTCTGCAAGAACTGGGAATAAGGGCTTGCCGGGTTAATGGCCGGAGGCCGCTGCTTCTTCTTCCGTACCAACCATTTTGCTGCTTCCCATGAACAGCGAGGCGAGAAGGGCCAGCACCGCCGGAATCATGGCCCAGGCGAAGGTTTGTGTGATGGATGAAGCCAGCCCCTCCGTGATTTTGCTTAATATCTCCGGCGGAATCAGCGCCCTCGCAGCCGGGGACAGCAGAGTATGGGGGTCCGAGAGATTGATCGCTCCCGGCCCGCCTTGAGCCGCTCCCGATGCCGCAGTCAGACTCCTCAGCCGGTCCGTCAAGTAATGGCTCTGGATAATGCCGAAGGAGGTAATGCCTACTGTCATGCCCAGGGACCGGATGAAATTCAGGGTTGCGCTCGCCGATCCGCGCTGCCGGGCGGTCAAGCCGTCTATGGCGGCGTTGCCCAGAACCGAGAAAGACGCGCCGACGCCAAAACCGATAAGAACCATATACACAGTGACGAGCAGCCGCGTCGCATCCGGCGGAAGCGTGGAGGCCAGCCAGATTCCTAGCGCCAGAAGCACGAGGGTAGGAACCATCAGGCTGCGGTAGCTGAATTTATTCATCAGGAAGCCTCCTGCGGTTGCCGAGATAACGGAACCCACCATCATCGGCAGAAGCACCAGACCGGAATTGGTGGCCGTGCCCCCAAGCACGCCTTGAATAAAGATCGGGATATAAACCGAGGCGACAACGAATGTCGCTCCGCTGAACAGAGCGATCAGAATGCTGAAGGCATACAGCCGCCGGCGGAACAATCCGAAGGAAATGATCGGCTCCTCCGCCTTCGTCTCCACATACAGAAACACCGCAGCAAGCACCGCAGCCGCGCCGAACAGGCTGAGAA includes these proteins:
- a CDS encoding YbaK/EbsC family protein; protein product: MSIESVKAHFHEVGREQHIMEFESSSATVETAAETIGVIPARIAKTLSFYGEGEAAILVVAAGDTKVDNKKFRSEFGFKPKMLSPEEVLKQTGHAVGGVCPFGLANDLEVYLDISMKRFDTLFPACGSSNSAIELTCAELEQYSGGKAWVDVCKNWE
- a CDS encoding MDR family MFS transporter codes for the protein MSDKKNNRLGLVIAGLLLGILMASMDSTIVATAMGNIVGELGGMDKFVWVTSAYLVAEMAGMPIFGKLSDMYGRKKFFVFGLLVFMAGSALCGTAESITQLAIYRAVQGIGGGALVPIAFAIMFDAVPLESRGKLGGAFGAVFGLSSIFGPLLGAYITDHIAWQWVFYINLPLGVFAFVLVAFFYKESHEHSKQPIDWLGAGTLLGAVICLMFALELGGKEYAWNSGFILSLFGAAAVLAAVFLYVETKAEEPIISFGLFRRRLYAFSILIALFSGATFVVASVYIPIFIQGVLGGTATNSGLVLLPMMVGSVISATAGGFLMNKFSYRSLMVPTLVLLALGIWLASTLPPDATRLLVTVYMVLIGFGVGASFSVLGNAAIDGLTARQRGSASATLNFIRSLGMTVGITSFGIIQSHYLTDRLRSLTAASGAAQGGPGAINLSDPHTLLSPAARALIPPEILSKITEGLASSITQTFAWAMIPAVLALLASLFMGSSKMVGTEEEAAASGH